ATCGCGGTGATCGGCGATTCCTATATCGCCGGATTTCAGGTTGCGGAGCGCGAGCACCTCACGCTTCAACTCGAAGAGCTGCTGAGCGACTGCTATCACGTCTACAATCTCGGACAGGGCGGAACCTGCGCCTCGCAATTCCTGCACGTCGCGCGCTACGCGGAAGCGCGCTTCGATCCGGACCTCTACGTGGTCCTCGTTCGTGACGGCGATTGGAAACAGAGTATCACCTACTACATCCGCGACCAGCGAACCTGGCAGCTCCGCTGGGACGGCACGCGATACGTGGAAGTTCCGGCCGAGTTCCAGGCTACCCGCTGGCGGCGTCTGCCGAAATACTGCGCGATCATCCGCTATTTCGTGTACAACGTGAATCTCGATATTTTCAGCGGGCGCCAGGGCGGATGGCGGCAGGCGGGAACGGATCCCTCCGACAAGCGGAAGAGTCGAAGCGATGCGCCGTCGGTGAAAGACGGGATGTTCTATATCGTTCGCCGCTTTCGGGAAGAGATTCCCTACAAACCACTGATCTTCATGTATGACGCGCAACAAGGCAACGTCTACAAAGGAACGCCGCCGTTCAGCCAGAACTATCTGCCGTGGCTGCAGGAAATCTGTATCGAGACTCGCTGCGACGTACTCGATTTGGGAGACGTCTTCGCCGACCGCTGGGCTGCCAATCACCGGCGATTCGATTTCGGCCGCGATTATCATTGGAACGCCTACGGCCATCGAGTCGTCGCCGAAGGAATCTACGATCATCTGATTCGCGAGGGACTGGTCGTTCCCGAAGCCGAACGGGAACTTCAGGCGGCGCTGCGAGGAATGAAATGAAACTGCGGATTGACATCTGGCTGCATCGCGCGCGATTGTTCAAATCGCGGACACAGGCGACGGCCGCCTGCCGGGAAGGCAAGATCATGGTGAACGACAAATTCGCCGACGCGGGGGATCTGGTGGCGGAAGGCGACACGGTTAAAATCCGAATGCGTGGCTTGTATCGCTCGTTTCTCGTGAAGGAGGCCGCCAAAATCAACCTGTCCAAGCAGGAAGCGAAGCGGATGTACGAGGAAGTCACCACCCCGGAGGCGCTGGAGAAGTTTCGGCAGGTGGAAGCATCGAGTCGTGAGTTCCGGACGGCGGCCAAGCAGGATTCCGGTTCCCGCCCCACCAAGAAGAGCCGCCGCACGCTGGAAAAGCTCCGCAGAAAATAGCCAAGACACGGAGACAATTGTGAAGAAACGCAGCCCTCAGGACTGCGTTTCTTGTTTCTTCAGTAGCCGCACGACGGAACGGCAAACGTCCGCGGGCGGGATCTTTCGCAAGCATTGGCGTTTCGCGCAATCGGCTCTCGTGCATCGCGGCCGCAAATCACACGGCGCAATCAGCAGGAGATCGCGCGGATTCTGCGCGTCGTGCCAGTTCGCGGGACGCCCCGCCCCGAAATAGGCGACGGTCGGTATCCCGCAGGCGGCGGCGATGTGCTTGGGTGCCGAATCCGGGCCGGTGTACGCGCTCACCCGGCGGTACAATGCGGCGAGCGTTGTCGTTCGCGCATCTTCAAGATGGGGTATGGGCCGATTCAATACGCCAATCGCTTGTTTCGCCAATGCGGTTTCCCCCGGCCCTGAAGTGACAATAACGCTCAGTCCCTCCGCCTGCAAACCCGCGATTACTTGAGCGGTGAGATCCGGCGGATAGAATTTCGCGGGATTGGCGGTGCCTGTGGCAACGGCAACGAGCGGGCGAGAGCAATCTACTTGCTCAAGCAAGGCGTTAATCCGGTTTCTTGCTTCTTCGGAATGGTGGTCCGAATAGATCTCCAACTCACGCCCCGCCGACTCGACGCCCAATCGCTCGAGAATCTTCAGCCGCAGGTCCACCGCGTAGAGATCGCGATCCTCCGCTTCCTCAACCGCGTGATGGGTATAACCCCATCGTCGGCCCAGGCGATCCAGACCGACCCGAACGCGCGCGCCCGTAAGATACGTATATTGCGCGCTGCGGGGATTGGAGAAAAAATCCACCACCCAGTCGTAGCGGCGGTGGCGAAGCTGGCGGGCGATGCGCAGGAAAGACCGAATCGTTCGGTCGGTGGGGGCGACGAGAACCTCCCTGACGTAGGGATTCCCCCCAAAGACCTCGACGCACGGCGGTTGCGTGAGAAAATCCAGCGCGGCATCCGGGAACCGCTTGGCCAACGCGCGGACGGCCGGAGTACAGAGCAGTGCATCCCCGATCCGCCGAAGCTGAGTTACGAGGATCCGTTCCGGTGCGGGAAACGTCTTCTTGCCGCGCAGGATCATGAGCGAAGACGCGGTCGGAGTCGCGATCTCAGCACAAAATGAAGTACCAACGCCAAGACCGAAGCTCCGCCGATGAGCAGTGCGAGCGCCGGCAGTCCGACGGACGCTTCGAAACCGACGGGTTCTTCCAACGTAAGAATCGGTACGCGCGTATCGAGAATGCGGCCGAACAGAATAGCGCTCGCGACCAGGAAAGCAAAGCTCCAGAGAGGCAAGCGATGGAGAGTGGTCCAGACAAGGCCGGTTGCCGCGAAAACGAAAACGGCGGCGACCGGCAGCCGCACGACGGGTATCCCCGCTATCTGCGACGATGAAGCGACGGGCACGGCGAGGAGGACGAGCGCGGCGATCAGAGCAACCGGCAAGCGAACAGCGGAGACTTCGCGCGCTTGACTTGCGGCGAAATCGGCGAATTGCACGTCAGCGGCCAGGAGAGCGAGGAGGGCGGCGGAACCGGCCGCGGCAGCGCTCATCCCGGTCGGAAGCACGGTGATCGAGACGATCACCAGAACCAACGCGGCGGACGCGTCGAGCCACCAACGTGGAATCTCGGAACGTCGAATTGCCAACAGCCAAACGGCTGGAACAACAAACAGAATCCACGGTAGCCACGGCAGAACGAGCAATGCGGGAGTCTCCGCCTCGCCCGGCGTGACCGTTTCGAGAGTCGGAACCCCGACGTTGAACTGAAAGCGCGACAGAGCGCCGGCAACATGGGCAAGGATCATGAGCCAAAACGAGAGCGCTCGCGCTTTTCGCGCTTTCCGGGCGGCAAGGCCGGCCGCGAAGAGGATTCCCAGCGTGCCCGGAAAGAAGCCGAACATATAGCCGGAGAAGAGCAGAAGCGCGCTGAGCATGGCCGCGAAGTACGGCCATTCTTCGCCCGTGGCTCGCGACGCCAACCAAATTCCCAGCGCCGTTACGAGCATGGCTCCCGCGACCGCCAGCGAGCCGGGCTCGCTGGCGATCATTCCGGTGGCAGGAAGGGAACAGAATACGGCGGCGGCATAGACTCCGCGGCCGATTCCCAGAATGCGCTCCGCGGCGTCGTACACGAGCCCGAGCGACAGCACCGCGGCCGCGAGCGTGGCGAACAGGAGCGGCCGTTCCAGAAACGGCAGTTCCCAAGCCCGCAGTAGAAACGGCCCCCAGCCGATCGCCATGAGCAACAGGACGAGCAGCGTGCCGACAAGCTTCTCGGAGGTGGTCGGTTGGACGGCGGTGGATGTCATCGGTGAGCGATCAGTACCCGAAAGGGCTTCACGCCTTCGGCTTTTCGTGTTCAAGAAGCGACATCAACGTTGCATAGAGCGGACTGGACGCTTGCAGCTCCGCGTGAGTTCCCACCGCCGAAATGCGCCCTCCGTCGAGCAGAACGACGCGGCTGGCGAATTGAATGCTGCTCTGGCGGTGAGCGATGATGATTACGGTGCGCTCGCGGAAGAGTTCGTCCAGCGCGCGCTGAATCAAACGCTCCGATTCGTTGTCCAGCGCCGACGTTGCTTCGTCGAAAATCAGAATCGGTGCATCCCGCAAAAGCGCCCGCGCGATGGCGAGCCGTTGCCGTTGTCCGCCCGAGAGCTGCAAACCCCGCTCGCCGATCACCGTCTCCAGTCCCTTGGGAAGCTCGGAGACGAAACCTTCCGCCTGCGCGCGCCGCAGAACGTCACGCAACCGGTCTTCGGAAACCTCACCCAGGCCGTAGGCGATGTTGTAGCGCACCGATTCGTTGAAAAGAAAAACGTCCTGGCTGACGGTGCTCACCGTCGAGCGCAATGATTTCAGCGTGATATCTTTCGTCGGCACGCCGTCCCAGAGAATCCGGCCCTCCTGCACGTCGTAGAAGCGCGGAATCAGATTGGCCAGAGTGGTCTTGCCGCTGCCGCTGCGGCCGACCAGCGCGATGCGCTCGTTGCGGCGGATGGCGAGACTCACGTCCTTCAGAATCCAGTCGGGCGAGGTGTCATAGCGGAAGAAAACGCGATCGAATTCGATTTCCTTCGTCAGCCGTTGTACGTCGCAGCGGCCGCGATCCAAGACCTCAATGGATTCCTCGAAGATCGTTTGCAGGCGACTTCCCGCGGCGGCGCCGACTTGAAGGCTGTTGTGGATGGTGCCGATGTTGCGCACCGGAGCGAGAACGGCAAATAGGATAACGATGAAGCGCATGAAATCCTCGGCGTCCAGCAGTTGCCCGGCCAACACGCTCTGCCCGCCGATCAGCAGCACCAGCGCGATAATGACGACGCCGATGGTCTCGGAGACGGGCGATGCCATGCGATCCAGCCGCAGCAGCCGCACGGCGTGACGGAAGAGCGCTTCCGACTGTTTCTCGAACCGGCGGATTTCATGATTCTCGGTACCGAAGGCTTTAACGACCCGAGCGCCGGTGATGGATTCCTGTAAATGCGAGCTGAGTTCGCCAAGCTGCGCCTGAATGCGGGCGCTTTTCCGCTTCAGGCTGCGGCCGATCACTCGATAGACGAATCCGAACAGCGGCGCAATCACGGTGATCGTTAGTGTGAGCTGCCACGAAATCGAGAGGAGGATAGCGTACAGCGTCAGCGCCGTCAGCGGTTCGCGCAGCATCAGCGTGAACGCGCGCTGGAACATGTTGCTAACGATCGCGACGTCGTTCATCACGTTGCTCATCAGCTCCCCGGTCGGCCGGCGGTCGTAGTAGCGGAACGGCAGGCGGGCGACGTGCTCGAAGAGACGGTCGCGCAGATCGCGAACCATGCGCTGTTCGACGTACGTCACGAAATGAAGCTGGCCATAGGCGAAGAGGTTCTTCAGCGCGAACATGATAATCAGCGCGATGCACAGCCGGGGCAGCATGATTGAAGAGTCGCCGCCTCCGCCGATCGCGTTCCACGACCAGGCTTTGAACGATTCGTAGATTCCTTCCAGCCCCCCGGAGGTCACCGGAAGGACTTCGTTTGTGCCCGGAATAAAAATGACTTTCAGCACCGGCGCCACCAGCCATAGCGAGGCCGCATTGAAGGTCACGAAAAAGAGCGTGCACACGCCCATCGCGATGAGCGGGCCGGGATATTGTTTGAAGGGATTGAGGAAGCGAAAGTAGGTGATCATAGCATAGAACTCATTTCAATAATAATGGATGGGGATTTTTGTCCCCGTGGGGCCTCTCCAGAGGCCCCCGTCCGATCGGCAGGACAGTGGAGGGGTGACTCTGGAGAGTCACCACCGGGAGGAGGTTGGAGTGATCGCCGTTGTGACTCTCCTGAGTCGCAATGGCGAGTTTTTCGGTTGTGTTTCGACCCCCCTTGATCCCCCCTTTGTCTAAGAGGGGAAGGCGGAAAGCGCATATCCATGCGCGCTACGCGAAGAGGCACACTGCCGTGCGGCACTACCCGCGATTTCATCGTTCATCCCTCATCCTTCATCCCTTGCGTGCCCCCCACGAAGTGGAGGGAGACTGGGGATAGTGGGGGTCAGGCCGCCGCGCCTTCCACGATTTGGATTTCTTCTTCGGTCAGGCCGTAGAGTTCATAGACGAGCTTGTCAATCTCGCGGTCGGTGGCGGCGATCTCTCGCTTGATCCGCTCCTCGTCACTGGGCAGCGTGGCCGACTTCACGTCCTTGTGCAGCTTCAGCATCTTCTCCACGAGCCGGACCAGCTTGTCGTGGCGGGCTTTGTCGGCTTTGTCGGATAGATTGGGATACGGCAGTCTCTTTATGTCGGCAATCGTTATTTGAGGAAAATCGTCTTTAACGGCTTGTGTGACCAATTTCATGTATAGATACGAGATGAGACGACTGTTTATAAGTCCGAGGAAAAATCGTATCTCGTCGTCTGGACTTCGACCGAGGATAGAATACAGGTTTTTGTTCGTGATGAACGATTCAGACGCTAGCGAAGACATGAGTCTGTGCTGGCGATTGGCGAGCCTTCGAAGCAGAATTCTCTTGTTTACAAACCACTCAATCTCTTTGGGTCTCTCCGCCATTTTATCGCCAAACTCTATCCATTTATTACAAACAGTGTTCATATCGTAACGATAGACATCTCCCTCAAAATAGCGATGGCTGTTGGCAGAGGTTTTTCGCGATGTGAGATATTTCTTGTCAAACAGTACACCGCGTTTGATGCGGATAACGTCTCCAAAGCATCTGCTGTAGTGCTCACGAAGACGAGCTACCAACGAAACCGTGTCGGGGTCAAGCACTATTCTCAGGTCTTCTGAGGATAACCAATCATTTTGATTGACTCGCCGATATTCACAATCATCAATCTCAACATGAGCTATCCTTTCCTTCTTTCCATATTCGTAGGTCATTGTCTTATGTGCCTCATCAGAAGCATCTGCGCCAATAACTATCACAACGGTGTCAATATACGCATCTTTGAAAACATCGAATGGCAGCATGAGTATGTGCGTGACCCGTTTCGCAAGGATCATACGTCGTAGCGGCACAAATAATGGTCCGCCTAACCATGCGGAAGGTACTATGTATGACAGAAGACCACCATTGCCAAGAAGAGCGAGACCGCGTTCTAAGAAATACGCATAGATGTCTTTATAACCCGTCGCTGTTTCATACCTATTGGTTACAAAAGCATCCTGTTCTGTTGTGAATACCGCGCCGTACGGCGGATTTCCGATGACGGCGTCGAAGCCTCCGGCTTTCATGATCGTGCCGAAGCCGAGGCGGTCGTCGTGCCAGTCGAAGGGATTGATCCGCTGCCGCTCGTCCTCGGAAAGGTCGGGATGATCGGTGTAGAAATCGGGGCCGATGAGCGAATTGCCGCACTTGATGTTTTCGGAAAGATCGGGGAGCGCCCGAAAACCCAATCGAAGCTGTATGCCGATCGTGTCGCTGGTTTCGCCCTCGAGCACTTTGAGCAACAACGAGAGCTTGGTCACCTCCACCGCCTGCGGGTCAATGTCCACGCCGTAGATGTTGCTGAGGAGGATGCGCTTGCGCTCGCGGAGCGTGAGCCGCCACTGGCCGCGCGCGTCCTGATAGATCGGCGGAGCCTCTTTCCCCCTCCGCTTTGCGGGGGGGTTAGGGGGGGTAAGATACCACTGCAAGTGCCAGTCGAGCAAGTACTGATAGGCCCCGATCAGGAACGAACCGGAACCGCAGGCCGGATCCAAGACGCGCAGCTTCTCGACGTCTTTGGGCGTCTTGCCTTCGAGCAGTTTGCCCACCGTCTGCTTGACGATGTACTCGACGATGTAGGTAGGCGTGTAATAGACCCCGCCCGCCTTCTTGACCTCGGGCTTGTCCTCGACCTTGGCCTGATGCGACTTGGTGAGCCGAATGACCTTGCCCAGAAACTGCTCATACACCTGCCCCAGAATGTCGGCGGGAAACACTGAAAACTCGTAGGGACTGTCGGGATAATAGAGGCTGGTGATGATGCCCTTGAGAACGGTGTCGTCAATCTTGAGCTTGGGCGTCAGTGTATCGGGAGCCTCGGCCCGATCGGTCACCTTCTAATAATGGAACAGCCCGCTGTTGTAGCGCTCGTCGGCCTGATGGAACAGATCGAAGAGCTTGGGATAGACGTCCCGCTGTTTGTGAAGCGAGCGCAGCCGCTCGTATTCCTCGATTCCGCGATCTTCGCAGACGCGCAGGAACACCAACCGGTCAATCGTCTTGGCCACGGCATAGTTGAGTTCGCGCACGCTGAGCTTGCGATTGCGGAGCGCGAGGTTGCGGGCCAGCACCTCCCGCCACGACTCGATTTCTTTGAGAAATTCCTCGTCAACCTCGGCCGTCCCCCGCTTGCCTTTTACCGCCTCCGCATAGCGGTCGAAATCCCCGCGCCACACCGCCGGCTTGGAGAAGATCGCTGCGATCTCGTCCCACACCCGTAAGTAGTCCGCGTATTCCCAGTAGTGAATGCGGGCCACCGAAGGCTTGTCCTCCTTGTCGGGACGGCGGCGGCAATCGTAAACGGCGAATTCCTTGAAATTAGTCAGAATCGAGAGCGGCAGCTTGGCCGACCACGCATAGCGGCGAAGCTGGAACGCCGCCCGCGGGTCCCGCTGAACGTGCACGAGCGGACTCTTCGCCTCCATGAAGAATTTCCGCGTGGCCCCCACCCGAAACGTGCAATCGGGAGCCTTGGGACTGTCGCCGACGCGGATCGTTCCCTCGTGGACCACGTCTTTGTAGGCATCCGCCGTGTCCTCCTCGTGACCCACATCCCAGCCCAGCGCCTCGAAGAATGGGTCGAGGAACTCTTTGCGAACCTGCTCCTCGTTGTAGGAGGGGGAGTGGTACGCGTCGTAGTCGCGGCGGAAGCGTTCCACCAACTGTACGATGTTGTCGGGTGGGGTCACAGGGGAAAGTGGCTTCTGAGTATTTGTGAACGGCAGGCTATCAATATCACCAAATTCCCGTCAAATGTCAAAAGCACCTTTCAACCCCGAAACATGAGTTCCCTACCGGGAGTTCAAACCGTAGAAGATTCCGCGCCTTGACTCGGGAATAGGCTTTGCTTATATTGCAGTAGTGTTTTGTGTTTTACCCAAGTGTTAGAAGCATCTAACATTCTGATGAGATGTAATCTTTTGTAATATTTTGTCTTACTGCATATGACCACCATAGATACTCCCCACACCGCCAATTTCATGGCCGCCAGCGCAGCCGTTCCGCTTGCCGAGATGCCTCTGGGCGGCCGATTTCGGGTAATGGCCGTTGACGAGACCCGCGAGAGCCTGCTGCGGCTCATGGAAATGGGCCTGACACCCGGCGTAGAAGCGGTTCTCGAACGCACCGCCCCCCTCAAGACTCCTCTCTCAATCCGCCTGCCCGGCTGCGTCCTGGCCGTTCGCCTCGATGACGCGCGCCGGATTTTTGTCGTTCCTCTCCCCAGCTCACCGGACGATCCCGCACCGTAACCGTGGCTTCGAGCGCTCATCCGTCCGTCCCCGTCCGCTGCAAACGGCGGCTGATTGCCATTGCCGGTAATCCCAACGCGGGCAAGACGACGGTATTCAATGCCTTGACGGGCGCTCGCCAGAAGGTCAGCAACTATCCCGGCGTCACCGTCGAGCGCAAGATCGGCCAACTTCGTTTAGCGTCCGGTGAAACAGTGGAAGTGGTGGATCTTCCCGGCTGCTACAGCCTGGCCGCGCGTTCTCCCGAAGAACAGATCGCACATGACGTCATCCTGGGCGAGATGGAGGGCGATCCCAAGCCCGATCTTGTCATCGTGGTGGTGGATGCGTCCAATCTCGAACGCAATCTGTTCCTCGCCTCGCAGCTCCGCGACTTGGGGATTCCCATGATCGTAGCGCTGAACATGATGGATTTGGCCCGCGAGCAGGGCCGCGAAGTTTCGTGGGAGAAGCTGGCCGAGGCGCTGGGCTGTCCGGTGGTGCCGCTGGTAGCCCGCAAGGGGGAAGGAATTGGGCGGCTGCTGAAGATTCTGGGGGCCGAGGGGGGAGCCGAATGCGTGTGCGGAGGCGTACCGCGATTCATTGACTGCCTGCCGCCCGCGCTCGAAAGTCCCGTGCAGGCCTTGGCCGAAGGGCTGGTGGCCAGCGGGCACGCCGAACCTCAAGCCGCACGCGGGGAAGCTCTGTGGCTGCTGGTGTCGTCTCTCGAAGGCGACGAATCCATCAAAGCCTCGCCCGTTCTGACGGCCCTCGCCCACCGCGTGCTTGGCGAGTTCAAGCTCACGCCGCAGCAAGTCCGCGCTATCGAGACTAGCGCCCGCTATCAGTATCTGAGCGAGGTCATGTGCAAGGGCGTGGCCGAGGGCAAGCATCGCCCCAGCCGCCTTACCGATCGTCTCGATAGCATTCTGCTCCACAAAATCTGGGGGCCGATGGTCTTTCTGGCGGTGATGGCGTTCGTCTTTCAATCCATCTTTGCATGGGCCACTCCCGCGATGGACGGCATCGAAAGCCTGATGGCCGGCGCGGGAGCGTGGGTAAGCGACATTCTCCCCGGCGGGATGTTCAAAGAGATGCTGCTCGAAGGCGTGATCGCGGGGGTCGGCAACATCCTCGTCTTCCTCCCGCAGATTCTCATTCTGTTTCTGTTCATCGGTTTCCTCGAAGACGTCGGCTATATGGCGCGGGCGGCCTTTCTCATGGATCGGATCATGGCCCGCGTCGGTCTCGACGGTCGGGCGTTTTTGCCGCTGCTGTCCAGCTTCGCGTGCGCGATTCCGGGGATCATGGCCACCCGCACCATCGCCAGCCGCAAAGACCGGCTGGTGACCATCTTGGTTGCGCCACTCATGTCATGCAGCGCGCGGCTGCCGGTCTATACGCTCATCATCGGCGCGGTCTTCGCCGCCGATCAGAAACTTTGGGGAGTGTACCCCATCGGCGGATTGGTTCTGCTGGTGATGTACCTGTTCTCCATCGTGGCGGGAATCACCATGGCCGCCGTGTTCAAGCGAACCGTGCTGCGCAGCCCGCGCCCGCCGTTGCTTCTCGAACTACCCTCCTACAAGCTGCCCTCGCTGAAATCCGTTCTGCTGAACATTTACGATCGCGCACGGCTGTTCGTCATTCGCGCGGGAACGGTGATCCTCGCGGCCACGGTCATTCTTTGGGTACTTCTGCACGTGCCGGTTGGCGAGCGCGACTTCTCGACCTTCGATGCGAAACGGCAGGCGATTCTCGGGGAAGCGGCGCTCGACGACGTGGATCGCGCCCTGCTGTCTCAATGGGTAAAGGCCGAAGAAGAGAGCTACCGGGTTAAACACACGCTGGCCGGATGGCTGGGCACGACGCTCGAACCGGTGATTGCGCCCTTGGGATTCGACTGGAAGATCGGCGTCGGGATCATCGCCAGCTTTGCCGCGCGCGAAGTCTTCGTCAGCGGATTGTCCGTCGTTCACGGAGTGGGCGGCTCGGATGACGATACCTCTTCGCTTCGTCAGGCGCTGCGGGCGGAACGTCGCGCCGACGGATCGCTGATGTTCACGCCGCTTCTCGGTCTGGCAATCCTGGTTTTCTTCGTTCTGGCCTGCCAGTGCGTCTCGACGGTGGCGATTGTCCGCCGCGAGACCGGATCGTGGCATTGGCCCGCCTTCATGGTCGGCTATATGAGCGTATTGGCCTGGCTGGGAACGTTCGCCATCTATCAGGGCGGAAGACTGCTGGGGTTTTCAT
This bacterium DNA region includes the following protein-coding sequences:
- a CDS encoding RNA-binding S4 domain-containing protein, with protein sequence MKLRIDIWLHRARLFKSRTQATAACREGKIMVNDKFADAGDLVAEGDTVKIRMRGLYRSFLVKEAAKINLSKQEAKRMYEEVTTPEALEKFRQVEASSREFRTAAKQDSGSRPTKKSRRTLEKLRRK
- the feoB gene encoding ferrous iron transport protein B; amino-acid sequence: MASSAHPSVPVRCKRRLIAIAGNPNAGKTTVFNALTGARQKVSNYPGVTVERKIGQLRLASGETVEVVDLPGCYSLAARSPEEQIAHDVILGEMEGDPKPDLVIVVVDASNLERNLFLASQLRDLGIPMIVALNMMDLAREQGREVSWEKLAEALGCPVVPLVARKGEGIGRLLKILGAEGGAECVCGGVPRFIDCLPPALESPVQALAEGLVASGHAEPQAARGEALWLLVSSLEGDESIKASPVLTALAHRVLGEFKLTPQQVRAIETSARYQYLSEVMCKGVAEGKHRPSRLTDRLDSILLHKIWGPMVFLAVMAFVFQSIFAWATPAMDGIESLMAGAGAWVSDILPGGMFKEMLLEGVIAGVGNILVFLPQILILFLFIGFLEDVGYMARAAFLMDRIMARVGLDGRAFLPLLSSFACAIPGIMATRTIASRKDRLVTILVAPLMSCSARLPVYTLIIGAVFAADQKLWGVYPIGGLVLLVMYLFSIVAGITMAAVFKRTVLRSPRPPLLLELPSYKLPSLKSVLLNIYDRARLFVIRAGTVILAATVILWVLLHVPVGERDFSTFDAKRQAILGEAALDDVDRALLSQWVKAEEESYRVKHTLAGWLGTTLEPVIAPLGFDWKIGVGIIASFAAREVFVSGLSVVHGVGGSDDDTSSLRQALRAERRADGSLMFTPLLGLAILVFFVLACQCVSTVAIVRRETGSWHWPAFMVGYMSVLAWLGTFAIYQGGRLLGFS
- a CDS encoding ferrous iron transport protein A, which produces MTTIDTPHTANFMAASAAVPLAEMPLGGRFRVMAVDETRESLLRLMEMGLTPGVEAVLERTAPLKTPLSIRLPGCVLAVRLDDARRIFVVPLPSSPDDPAP
- a CDS encoding glycosyltransferase family 9 protein — its product is MILRGKKTFPAPERILVTQLRRIGDALLCTPAVRALAKRFPDAALDFLTQPPCVEVFGGNPYVREVLVAPTDRTIRSFLRIARQLRHRRYDWVVDFFSNPRSAQYTYLTGARVRVGLDRLGRRWGYTHHAVEEAEDRDLYAVDLRLKILERLGVESAGRELEIYSDHHSEEARNRINALLEQVDCSRPLVAVATGTANPAKFYPPDLTAQVIAGLQAEGLSVIVTSGPGETALAKQAIGVLNRPIPHLEDARTTTLAALYRRVSAYTGPDSAPKHIAAACGIPTVAYFGAGRPANWHDAQNPRDLLLIAPCDLRPRCTRADCAKRQCLRKIPPADVCRSVVRLLKKQETQS
- a CDS encoding ABC transporter ATP-binding protein/permease, whose product is MITYFRFLNPFKQYPGPLIAMGVCTLFFVTFNAASLWLVAPVLKVIFIPGTNEVLPVTSGGLEGIYESFKAWSWNAIGGGGDSSIMLPRLCIALIIMFALKNLFAYGQLHFVTYVEQRMVRDLRDRLFEHVARLPFRYYDRRPTGELMSNVMNDVAIVSNMFQRAFTLMLREPLTALTLYAILLSISWQLTLTITVIAPLFGFVYRVIGRSLKRKSARIQAQLGELSSHLQESITGARVVKAFGTENHEIRRFEKQSEALFRHAVRLLRLDRMASPVSETIGVVIIALVLLIGGQSVLAGQLLDAEDFMRFIVILFAVLAPVRNIGTIHNSLQVGAAAGSRLQTIFEESIEVLDRGRCDVQRLTKEIEFDRVFFRYDTSPDWILKDVSLAIRRNERIALVGRSGSGKTTLANLIPRFYDVQEGRILWDGVPTKDITLKSLRSTVSTVSQDVFLFNESVRYNIAYGLGEVSEDRLRDVLRRAQAEGFVSELPKGLETVIGERGLQLSGGQRQRLAIARALLRDAPILIFDEATSALDNESERLIQRALDELFRERTVIIIAHRQSSIQFASRVVLLDGGRISAVGTHAELQASSPLYATLMSLLEHEKPKA